In a single window of the Gadus macrocephalus chromosome 6, ASM3116895v1 genome:
- the fhl3a gene encoding four and a half LIM domains protein 3, whose protein sequence is MADRFDCAHCKESLYGRKYIQSEERPHCIPCYDSLFSNTCDECKELIAHDARELFYEDRHYHEHCFRCFRCERSLADEPFTSQEEALLCNDCYCSEFSSKCVACDQTVMPGSRKLEYGGSTWHESCFTCSSCEQPIGSKSFIPDKDEHYCVPCYEDKFAPRCTRCKKVPPPFTPR, encoded by the exons atggcggaccGCTTCGACTGCGCCCACTGCAAGGAGTCCCTCTACGGGCGCAAGTACATCCAGTCGGAGGAGCGGCCTCACTGCATCCCCTGCTACGACAGCCTCTTCTCCAACACCTGCGACGAGTGCAAGGAGCTCATCGCCCACGACGCCCGG GAGCTGTTCTACGAGGACCGCCACTACCACGAGCACTGCTTCCGCTGCTTCCGCTGCGAGCGCTCCCTGGCCGACGAGCCCTTCACCAGCCAGGAGGAGGCGCTGCTCTGCAACGACTGCTACTGCAGCGAGTTCTCCTCCAAATGCGTGGCCTGCGACCAGACTGTGATGCccg GAAGCAGGAAGCTGGAGTACGGCGGCTCCACCTGGCAcgagagctgcttcacctgcagcAGCTGTGAGCAGCCAATCGGCTCCAAGTCCTTCATCCCCGACAAGGACGAGCACTACTGCGTGCCCTGCTACGAGGACAAGTTCGCCCCGCGCTGCACCCGCTGTAAAAAGGtacctccacccttcaccccccGGTAG
- the rspo1 gene encoding R-spondin-1, producing the protein MQLGPVALALVMLSSMSTSLPEEGLAQPALPRARRHRRVSAEGLAVCPKGCERCSEYNGCVKCKPKLFIFLERNDIRQMGVCLASCPVGYFGMRNPETNRCTQCKIENCEACFNRNFCTKCKDGFYSHRGRCHATCPPGLTNTNGTMECIGQPVVECELAGWSAWGSCMKKNKTCGFKKGSEARVRLPLRPGPPVEGPGTPPAPLAPPPCEPQTERRKCVVVKTPCTRGRRNKGDRRHDPGTRKEKENSRGRGREGGGAGGAGGAGGAGGAGGAKRRKAQSQTSTQPGSTTRSSFS; encoded by the exons ATGCAGCTGGGGCCGGTGGCGCTGGCACTGGTGATGCTCAGCTCCATGAGCACCAGCCTCCCGGAGGAGGGGCTCGCCCAGCCAGCGCTGCCCAGGGCCCGGAGGCACCGACGGG tCAGCGCCGAGGGTCTGGCGGTGTGCCCCAAGGGCTGCGAGCGCTGCTCCGAGTACAACGGCTGTGTCAAGTGCAAGCCCAAACTCTTCATCTTCCTGGAGCGCAACGACATCCGTCAGATGGGGGTGTGCCTGGCCTCGTGTCCCGTGGGGTACTTCGGCATGAGGAACCCCGAAACCAACCGCTGCACGC AGTGTAAAATAGAAAACTGCGAGGCGTGTTTCAACCGCAACTTCTGCACCAAGTGTAAGGACGGCTTCTACTCCCACCGGGGGAGGTGTCATGCGACCTGTCCCCCCGGCCTCACCAACACCAACGGCACCATGGAATGCATCG GCCAGCCGGTGGTGGAGTGTGAGCTGGCCGGGTGGAGCGCGTGGGGCTCCTGTATGAAGAAGAACAAGACGTGTGGCTTCAAGAAGGGCTCCGAGGCCCGAGTGAGGCTGCCCCTCCGGCCCGGCCCCCCAGTGGA gggccccgggaCCCCACCGGCTCCGCTGGCCCCCCCGCCCTGCGAGccccagacagagaggaggaagtgtGTGGTGGTGAAGACGCCGTGCACCAGAG gGAGGAGGAACAAGGGCGATCGACGGCACGACCCCGGCACCCGAAAGGAGAAAGAGAACAgtcgggggagagggagggagggagggggagcagggggagcaggaggagcaggaggagcaggaggagcaggaggagccaaGAGACGGAAGGCCCAGAGCCAGACCAGCACCCAGCCCGGCTCCACCACCCGCTCCTCCTTCAGCTAA